The following proteins are co-located in the Sphingobacteriia bacterium genome:
- the aroC gene encoding chorismate synthase, protein MTGNTFGKYFKVTSFGESHGEIIGCVIDGVPPKFTINEEDIQYFLDLRKPGRNKLTSQRKEEDKVKIVSGVFKGQTTGAPLTMIIENHDKKSKDYNNLESIFRPGHADFTYFHKYGIYDYNGGGRASARETAMRVASGSVARLFLKQRGINIHAELIQIGDLKSQEFYTNQYFNYNFFTSDESITIKWLELIENTRKNCDSIGGKVRVVATGVPIGLGEPVFDKLDAEIAKAMISIPAAKAIEIGSGVNASLMKGSEHNDQLSIQNGKPNFITNNAGGILGGISNGDTIDVTVTFKPTSSIPKIQQTIDTQYNETEILVKGRHDPCVAIRAVVVVESMLALTLMDYYLRQLTYK, encoded by the coding sequence ATGACTGGAAATACATTTGGAAAATATTTTAAGGTAACAAGTTTTGGTGAAAGCCATGGTGAAATAATTGGTTGCGTTATTGATGGTGTTCCTCCAAAATTCACTATTAATGAAGAAGATATTCAATATTTCCTTGATTTACGCAAACCAGGTAGGAACAAGCTTACAAGTCAAAGAAAGGAAGAAGATAAAGTTAAAATTGTTTCAGGGGTTTTTAAAGGTCAAACGACTGGCGCCCCTTTAACAATGATTATTGAAAATCATGATAAAAAATCTAAAGATTACAATAACTTAGAAAGTATTTTTCGACCAGGACATGCAGATTTTACTTATTTTCATAAATACGGAATATATGATTATAATGGAGGGGGAAGAGCTAGTGCTAGAGAAACAGCTATGCGTGTAGCGTCAGGAAGTGTGGCAAGGCTTTTCCTTAAGCAAAGAGGTATAAATATTCACGCTGAGCTTATTCAAATTGGAGATTTAAAATCACAAGAATTTTATACAAATCAGTATTTTAATTATAATTTTTTTACTTCAGATGAAAGTATTACTATTAAGTGGTTGGAATTAATAGAAAATACTAGAAAAAATTGTGACTCAATTGGTGGAAAGGTCAGGGTGGTTGCAACTGGAGTTCCAATAGGATTAGGAGAGCCCGTTTTTGATAAACTTGATGCAGAAATTGCTAAAGCAATGATAAGCATTCCAGCAGCTAAAGCTATTGAAATAGGTAGTGGTGTTAATGCAAGTTTAATGAAAGGTAGTGAACATAATGATCAACTTTCAATTCAAAATGGTAAACCAAACTTTATTACAAATAACGCAGGCGGTATTTTAGGTGGAATTAGTAATGGTGATACCATTGATGTAACCGTTACCTTTAAACCTACAAGCTCTATTCCTAAAATTCAGCAAACAATTGATACACAATATAATGAAACTGAAATTTTAGTAAAAGGTCGTCATGACCCTTGTGTGGCCATAAGGGCAGTTGTAGTAGTTGAATCAATGCTTGCGTTAACCTTAATGGATTATTACCTTCGACAACTTACATATAAATAA
- a CDS encoding GNAT family N-acetyltransferase, translating into MHPEIFDNSFPALDLDTKYILREVNIEADAGEYFIYMNHPEVAKYLAEEDIPRSIEHAKHELKYWYSLFTGKYSIYWAIAVRENDQIIGTCGFNNWNYRHDRAEISVDINPDFWNQGIGTRCVKLLNEFAFSQMKVKRIQATIAKDNHRSMRVFMKNHYQKEGLLKKYAKLQGEQKDFFMFSMTK; encoded by the coding sequence ATGCATCCAGAGATTTTTGATAACTCTTTTCCAGCGTTAGATTTAGATACTAAATATATTTTAAGAGAAGTTAACATTGAAGCTGATGCAGGTGAATATTTCATTTATATGAACCATCCTGAAGTTGCAAAATATCTTGCAGAAGAAGATATTCCTCGTTCAATTGAGCATGCAAAACATGAACTTAAATATTGGTATTCCCTTTTTACAGGTAAATATAGTATTTATTGGGCTATTGCAGTTAGAGAAAATGATCAGATAATTGGTACATGCGGTTTTAATAACTGGAATTACAGACATGATAGAGCAGAAATAAGTGTAGATATTAATCCTGATTTTTGGAATCAGGGAATTGGGACAAGATGCGTAAAACTTTTAAACGAATTTGCTTTTAGTCAAATGAAAGTTAAACGTATCCAAGCGACTATTGCAAAAGATAATCATCGCTCAATGCGTGTTTTTATGAAAAACCACTATCAAAAAGAAGGTTTACTTAAAAAATACGCTAAACTTCAAGGCGAGCAAAAAGATTTCTTTATGTTTTCAATGACGAAATAG
- a CDS encoding DNA-directed RNA polymerase subunit omega, producing the protein MARITVEDCAEVVDNRFELVVLAAQRAKAITSGSQILVERDNDKNAVVALREIGDKVIEVESLKEMAVQSFQKRLQRDLINDDEVDDNDEEALQMMESLSEELAEDMEQIVEEGDLDSDVTFDDDNLDVDD; encoded by the coding sequence ATGGCACGTATTACTGTAGAAGATTGCGCGGAAGTAGTTGATAATAGATTTGAACTAGTAGTTTTAGCGGCACAAAGAGCTAAAGCAATTACTTCTGGCTCACAAATTCTTGTTGAAAGAGACAATGATAAAAACGCTGTAGTAGCTCTTAGAGAAATTGGTGACAAAGTTATTGAAGTTGAATCTTTAAAAGAAATGGCAGTTCAATCATTCCAAAAACGCTTACAAAGAGACCTTATTAATGATGATGAGGTTGATGATAACGATGAAGAAGCTTTACAAATGATGGAAAGTCTCAGTGAAGAACTTGCTGAAGACATGGAGCAAATTGTTGAAGAAGGCGATTTAGATTCAGATGTTACGTTCGATGATGATAATCTTGATGTAGATGATTAA